One Desulfarculaceae bacterium DNA window includes the following coding sequences:
- a CDS encoding HAD family hydrolase translates to MPTYDLAMLDFDGTLADSAGSVVHCIQGTFRSRGEQPPTEAAIRATIGIPLPEALMLLRGHGTPAEGQDWAQTYRDIFLAEGMGRMRLFAGAAGFLSGLAERGVATVIVSARKAENTWVLLESFGLSHTVQEIYGYTNEGPNKPDPRLYQELIHPRFGRNEGHRAIMVGDTHIDLEFARAVGAHACWASYGYGDAGRCRGLRPEFTAAHPSELLGLF, encoded by the coding sequence ATGCCTACCTATGACCTGGCCATGCTCGATTTCGACGGCACCCTGGCCGATTCGGCCGGCTCGGTGGTGCATTGCATCCAGGGCACCTTTCGCTCCCGGGGCGAACAGCCGCCCACCGAAGCCGCCATCCGGGCCACCATCGGCATCCCCCTGCCCGAGGCGCTCATGCTCCTGCGCGGCCACGGCACCCCCGCCGAGGGCCAGGACTGGGCCCAGACTTACCGCGACATCTTCCTGGCCGAGGGCATGGGCCGCATGCGCCTGTTCGCCGGCGCGGCCGGCTTTCTCTCCGGCCTGGCCGAGCGAGGCGTGGCCACGGTGATCGTCAGCGCGCGCAAGGCCGAGAACACCTGGGTGCTCCTGGAGTCCTTCGGCCTGAGCCACACGGTGCAGGAGATCTACGGCTACACCAATGAAGGCCCCAACAAGCCCGACCCCCGGCTGTATCAAGAGCTGATCCACCCCCGCTTCGGCCGGAACGAGGGCCATAGAGCGATCATGGTGGGCGACACCCACATCGACCTGGAGTTCGCCCGCGCGGTTGGGGCTCACGCCTGCTGGGCCTCCTACGGCTACGGCGATGCCGGGCGCTGCCGCGGCCTGCGCCCGGAATTCACGGCAGCCCACCCCTCGGAGCTGCTGGGCCTGTTCTAG